A genomic segment from Streptomyces sp. NBC_01233 encodes:
- a CDS encoding lysophospholipid acyltransferase family protein produces MSVWLPTSPCTPEACAGHEGSTASVPRAVLRLAAAVALILLGVLGAPPAGLLPDGPRRTVVRAWSAALVRAFGIRITVHGSPGPGGGRLLVPNHISWLDIPLVAAVMPCRMLAKSDIRAWPVLGRLAGRAGTLFIERDRIRALPATVETVTGALLAGDRVTVFPEGSTWCGRAQGTFRRAAFQSALDARVPVQPVRLAYLLCDGTPAGAPAFVGDDPLTASLWRIARARGVRAEVRLLPRIPPGRYADRRDLAAAAQQAVLGASAPTLLPGLRPSGLAAQPTAPPATDKDSANRPAASVHHWVSSSPAAANSFRTPS; encoded by the coding sequence ATGAGCGTCTGGCTGCCCACCTCGCCCTGCACCCCCGAGGCCTGTGCCGGCCACGAGGGGAGCACCGCGAGCGTCCCGCGGGCGGTGCTCAGGCTCGCCGCCGCCGTCGCCCTGATCCTGCTGGGGGTCCTGGGCGCCCCGCCGGCCGGGCTGCTGCCGGACGGCCCCCGGCGCACGGTCGTACGGGCCTGGTCGGCCGCCCTGGTACGGGCCTTCGGCATACGGATCACCGTGCACGGCAGCCCGGGGCCGGGCGGCGGCCGCCTCCTCGTCCCCAACCACATCTCCTGGCTGGACATCCCGCTCGTGGCCGCCGTCATGCCCTGCCGGATGCTGGCCAAGAGCGACATCCGCGCCTGGCCGGTCCTCGGCCGCCTGGCCGGGAGGGCCGGGACGCTGTTCATCGAGCGCGACCGGATCCGCGCCCTGCCCGCCACCGTCGAGACCGTCACCGGCGCGCTGCTGGCCGGCGACCGGGTCACCGTCTTCCCTGAGGGCTCCACGTGGTGCGGCCGCGCCCAGGGGACCTTCCGCCGGGCCGCCTTCCAGTCGGCGCTGGACGCGCGGGTTCCCGTACAGCCCGTGCGGCTCGCGTACCTGCTGTGCGACGGGACCCCGGCCGGGGCGCCCGCCTTCGTCGGGGACGACCCGCTGACCGCCTCCCTGTGGCGGATCGCGCGGGCCCGCGGGGTACGGGCCGAGGTCAGGCTGCTGCCGCGGATCCCGCCGGGCCGGTACGCGGACCGGCGGGACCTCGCGGCAGCCGCTCAGCAGGCCGTGCTCGGAGCCTCAGCCCCGACCCTGCTGCCGGGACTGCGTCCGTCGGGCCTGGCGGCTCAGCCGACCGCGCCGCCGGCGACCGACAAGGACAGCGCGAACCGGCCCGCCGCGTCCGTCCACCACTGGGTCAGCTCCAGTCCCGCCGCCGCCAACTCCTTCCGCACGCCCTCCTGA
- the egtD gene encoding L-histidine N(alpha)-methyltransferase, with translation MTNFQLTRTLDEHAAETALRTDVLHGLTRLPKVLPPKWFYDARGSELFEEITRLPEYYPTRAEREILLERAREIASESGARTLVELGSGSSEKTRHLIEAMPALDTYVPVDVSESALRGAAETLLAAHPGLRVHALLADFTAALQLPDSPGPRLVVFLGGTIGNLLPPERAVFLASVRAMLSPGDALLMGTDLVKDEAVLVSAYDDARGVTAEFNKNVLAVVNRELGADFHTADFAHVAVWNKEQEWIEMRLRARSELVVKIRALDLVVPFAAGEEILTEVSAKFRQEGVRKELAAAGLELTQWWTDAAGRFALSLSVAGGAVG, from the coding sequence GTGACCAACTTCCAGTTGACCCGGACCCTCGACGAGCACGCGGCGGAGACCGCGCTGCGCACGGACGTGCTGCACGGGCTCACGCGCCTCCCCAAGGTGCTGCCGCCCAAGTGGTTCTACGACGCGCGGGGCAGTGAGCTCTTCGAGGAGATCACCCGGCTGCCCGAGTACTACCCGACCCGCGCGGAGCGGGAGATCCTGCTGGAGCGGGCCCGGGAGATCGCCTCCGAGAGCGGCGCCCGCACCCTGGTGGAGCTGGGTTCCGGGTCCTCGGAGAAGACCCGGCACCTGATCGAGGCGATGCCCGCGCTGGACACCTACGTCCCGGTGGACGTGAGCGAGAGCGCCTTGCGGGGGGCGGCCGAAACCCTGTTGGCGGCTCATCCGGGGCTGCGGGTGCACGCCCTGCTGGCGGACTTCACGGCCGCGCTGCAACTGCCGGACTCCCCCGGGCCCCGGCTGGTGGTGTTCCTGGGCGGCACGATCGGGAACCTGCTGCCGCCGGAGCGTGCGGTGTTCCTGGCGTCCGTCCGGGCGATGCTGTCGCCCGGGGACGCGCTGCTGATGGGCACGGACCTGGTGAAGGACGAGGCCGTGCTGGTGTCGGCGTACGACGACGCGCGGGGCGTGACGGCCGAGTTCAACAAGAACGTGCTGGCGGTCGTCAACCGGGAACTGGGCGCGGACTTCCACACCGCCGACTTCGCGCACGTGGCGGTGTGGAACAAGGAGCAGGAGTGGATCGAGATGAGGCTGCGGGCCCGGTCGGAGCTGGTGGTGAAGATCCGGGCGCTGGATCTGGTGGTGCCGTTCGCGGCGGGTGAGGAGATCCTGACGGAGGTCTCGGCGAAGTTCCGTCAGGAGGGCGTGCGGAAGGAGTTGGCGGCGGCGGGACTGGAGCTGACCCAGTGGTGGACGGACGCGGCGGGCCGGTTCGCGCTGTCCTTGTCGGTCGCCGGCGGCGCGGTCGGCTGA
- the egtC gene encoding ergothioneine biosynthesis protein EgtC, translating into MCRHLAYLGPVVELRKLLSEPEHSLVRQSWEPRRQRSGTVNADGFGIGWYAEGDPVPARYRRSGPVWSDLAFADLARVVRSGAVLAAVRDGTLPGADGEAAAAPFAEGPWLFSHNGAIRGWPEAAAPLAAGLPPEELLRLAARTDSALVWALVLHRLRAGDDLGAALAEPVRDLATAAPGSRLNLLVTNGAMIAATAWGDSLWYLADAGARRTVVASEPYDDDPRWCEVPDRTLLTATRTRVELTPLKENSP; encoded by the coding sequence ATGTGCCGTCACCTTGCTTATCTGGGACCGGTGGTGGAGCTCCGGAAGCTGCTGAGCGAACCCGAGCACTCGCTGGTGCGCCAGTCCTGGGAGCCGCGCCGGCAGCGGTCCGGCACGGTCAACGCCGACGGCTTCGGCATCGGCTGGTACGCGGAGGGCGACCCGGTACCCGCCCGCTACCGGCGGTCCGGGCCGGTCTGGTCCGACCTGGCCTTCGCCGATCTCGCCCGGGTGGTGCGCAGCGGGGCCGTGCTGGCCGCCGTACGGGACGGCACGCTGCCCGGGGCCGACGGGGAGGCGGCGGCCGCCCCGTTCGCGGAGGGGCCGTGGCTGTTCAGCCACAACGGCGCGATACGGGGCTGGCCGGAGGCTGCGGCCCCGCTCGCTGCCGGGCTGCCGCCCGAGGAGCTGCTCCGGCTGGCCGCGCGCACGGACTCGGCGCTGGTCTGGGCGCTGGTCCTGCACCGGCTGCGGGCCGGGGACGACCTGGGCGCGGCGCTGGCCGAGCCGGTCCGGGACCTGGCCACGGCGGCTCCCGGCTCGCGGCTGAACCTGCTGGTGACGAACGGCGCGATGATCGCCGCCACGGCGTGGGGGGATTCGCTCTGGTACCTGGCCGATGCGGGCGCCCGTCGCACCGTGGTGGCCTCCGAGCCGTACGACGACGACCCCCGGTGGTGCGAAGTGCCCGACCGGACCCTGCTGACCGCCACCCGCACGCGGGTCGAACTGACCCCGCTCAAGGAGAACTCCCCGTGA
- the egtB gene encoding ergothioneine biosynthesis protein EgtB, with protein MTTSHPSREALRERAAAALTAARVRTAGLTDAVSDADLTAQHSPLMSPLVWDLAHIGNQEELWLLRNVAGRESMRPGIDPLYDAFEHPRAERPKLPLLGPEEARRYTAEVRGRVFDLLERTPLEGSALLDDGFAFGMIAQHEQQHDETMLITHQLRRGAPVLAAPDPDAPYDPPLVAEVLVPAGPFTMGTSTEPWSLDNERPAHVRDTAPFWIDTVPVTNAAYLAFIADGGYGDPRWWAAPGWQQIREHSIEAPLFWHREAGQWLRRRFGVTEPVPEDEPVLHVSWYEADAYARWAGRRLPTEAEWEKAARFDPATGRSARYPWGDADPTAALANLGQRHLRPARAGSYPAGASPLGVRQLIGDVWEWTASDFLPYPGFRAFPYREYSEVFFGPEHKVLRGGSFAVDPVACRGTFRNWDLPVRRQIFSGFRTARDV; from the coding sequence GTGACCACCTCGCACCCGTCCCGGGAAGCCCTGCGGGAGCGGGCGGCCGCCGCCCTGACCGCCGCGCGCGTGCGTACGGCCGGGCTCACCGACGCCGTGAGCGACGCGGACCTGACCGCCCAGCACTCGCCGCTGATGTCCCCCCTCGTCTGGGACCTGGCGCACATCGGGAACCAGGAGGAGCTCTGGCTGCTGCGCAACGTCGCCGGGCGCGAGTCCATGCGCCCCGGGATCGATCCGCTCTACGACGCGTTCGAGCATCCCCGTGCCGAGCGGCCCAAGCTGCCCCTGCTCGGGCCCGAGGAGGCCCGCCGGTACACGGCCGAGGTGCGCGGCCGGGTCTTCGACCTGCTGGAGCGCACCCCACTGGAGGGCAGCGCGCTCCTCGACGACGGCTTCGCCTTCGGGATGATCGCCCAGCACGAACAGCAGCACGACGAAACCATGCTGATCACCCATCAGCTGCGGCGGGGCGCGCCCGTGCTGGCCGCGCCGGATCCGGACGCCCCGTACGATCCGCCGCTCGTCGCCGAAGTCCTCGTGCCGGCGGGCCCGTTCACCATGGGCACCTCCACCGAGCCGTGGTCGCTGGACAACGAGCGGCCCGCGCACGTCCGGGACACCGCGCCCTTCTGGATCGACACGGTGCCGGTGACCAACGCTGCGTACCTGGCCTTCATCGCGGACGGCGGTTACGGCGATCCCCGCTGGTGGGCAGCGCCGGGCTGGCAGCAGATCCGCGAACACTCCATCGAAGCCCCGCTGTTCTGGCACCGGGAGGCGGGCCAGTGGCTGCGCCGCCGCTTCGGGGTGACCGAACCGGTTCCGGAAGACGAGCCGGTGCTGCACGTCAGCTGGTACGAGGCGGACGCCTACGCCCGCTGGGCGGGGCGGCGGCTGCCCACGGAGGCCGAGTGGGAGAAGGCCGCCCGGTTCGACCCGGCGACCGGCCGCTCGGCCCGCTACCCGTGGGGCGACGCGGACCCGACCGCGGCCCTGGCCAATCTGGGGCAGCGTCACCTGCGCCCGGCCCGCGCGGGCAGCTACCCGGCCGGAGCCTCCCCGCTCGGGGTGCGCCAGCTGATCGGCGACGTGTGGGAGTGGACCGCGTCCGACTTCCTGCCGTACCCGGGGTTCCGGGCCTTCCCGTACCGGGAGTACTCGGAGGTGTTCTTCGGCCCGGAGCACAAGGTGCTGCGGGGCGGTTCCTTCGCGGTGGACCCGGTGGCCTGCCGGGGCACCTTCCGCAACTGGGACCTTCCGGTACGGCGGCAGATCTTCTCCGGCTTCCGGACCGCGAGGGACGTCTGA
- a CDS encoding TIGR02452 family protein encodes MSSRLREIARENAEILAAGGYRTGSGRQVALAAALADAKAGTRIYGPNQVVPDGEIVRGGGPTAVEVTGESTTVAARRLATGGPEAAAGPDEAPVAALNFASARNPGGGYVRGAKAQEEALCRASALYETLLEAPEYYEVHRAERSTFYTDRVIHSPGVPVFRDDRGELLETPFRVGFLTSPAPNAGTIRRQEPQRVAEIPGALVRRAELVLEVAALHGYRRLVLGAWGCGVFQNDPADVAEAFRGLLAGRFAGVFERVVFGVLDRKPETREAFERAFAGFGA; translated from the coding sequence GTGAGCAGCAGATTGCGCGAGATCGCGCGGGAGAACGCGGAGATCCTGGCGGCCGGTGGCTACCGGACGGGGTCGGGACGGCAGGTCGCCCTCGCCGCCGCCCTGGCGGACGCCAAGGCCGGAACCAGGATATATGGACCAAACCAGGTCGTTCCAGACGGAGAGATCGTCCGTGGAGGCGGGCCGACGGCCGTCGAGGTCACGGGTGAGAGCACCACGGTCGCGGCCCGCAGGCTCGCAACGGGCGGACCGGAGGCCGCGGCAGGCCCGGACGAGGCCCCCGTGGCGGCCCTGAACTTCGCCTCGGCCCGTAATCCCGGGGGCGGTTACGTCCGCGGGGCCAAGGCCCAGGAGGAGGCGCTGTGCCGCGCCTCGGCCCTCTACGAGACGCTGCTGGAGGCCCCGGAGTACTACGAGGTCCACCGCGCGGAGCGCAGCACCTTCTACACCGACCGGGTGATTCACTCGCCCGGGGTGCCCGTCTTCCGCGACGACCGGGGCGAACTGCTGGAGACCCCGTTCCGGGTCGGCTTCCTCACCTCTCCCGCCCCGAACGCGGGCACGATCCGGCGCCAGGAGCCGCAGCGGGTGGCCGAGATCCCCGGGGCGCTGGTCCGGCGGGCGGAGCTCGTGCTGGAAGTGGCGGCGCTGCACGGTTATCGGCGGCTGGTGCTGGGGGCGTGGGGCTGCGGGGTGTTCCAGAACGACCCGGCGGATGTGGCCGAGGCCTTCCGGGGGCTGCTGGCGGGCCGGTTCGCGGGGGTCTTCGAGCGGGTGGTGTTCGGGGTGCTCGACCGCAAGCCCGAGACGCGTGAGGCGTTCGAGCGGGCCTTCGCCGGATTCGGGGCCTGA
- a CDS encoding type II toxin-antitoxin system PemK/MazF family toxin — MTALSHHGSGYTDQPGRDGDTATTEADPRAIGPVRTEYAPDPDGDPDPGEIVWTWVPFEENDGRGKDRPVLVVAREAGGRTLLAVRLSSKRHDHDREWVPIGTGPWDGAGRESWVDVDRVLRVHESGMRREACALEHGRFGLVVDRLRERYGWT; from the coding sequence ATGACGGCACTTTCGCATCACGGCAGCGGCTACACCGACCAGCCCGGCCGCGACGGGGACACGGCGACCACCGAGGCCGATCCCCGCGCCATCGGCCCCGTACGCACCGAGTACGCGCCCGACCCCGACGGGGACCCCGATCCCGGTGAGATCGTGTGGACCTGGGTCCCCTTCGAGGAGAACGACGGTCGTGGGAAGGACCGCCCGGTGCTGGTCGTCGCGCGGGAGGCGGGCGGGCGGACCCTGCTCGCCGTACGGCTGTCCAGCAAGCGGCACGACCACGACCGGGAGTGGGTGCCGATCGGGACCGGCCCGTGGGACGGCGCGGGCCGGGAGTCCTGGGTGGACGTCGACCGGGTGCTCCGGGTGCACGAGTCGGGAATGCGGCGCGAGGCCTGCGCGCTGGAGCACGGACGCTTCGGGCTGGTCGTCGACCGGCTGCGCGAGCGCTACGGCTGGACGTAG
- a CDS encoding DUF7144 family membrane protein, producing the protein MASDASRPQAGHGQPRPWHAPTSGTTLLAGVLMVFGGAMAFLEGIAAVASDDLFVVTRHYVFEFSLTGWGWVHLILGIALVVAGCAVLGGALWGRYFGIMVAGLGAIANFLWIPYYPWWALVLVVVNLFIVWALCTGAHRESDRT; encoded by the coding sequence ATGGCCAGTGACGCCAGCAGGCCCCAGGCAGGCCACGGGCAACCGCGCCCCTGGCACGCACCCACGTCCGGTACCACCCTCCTGGCGGGAGTGCTGATGGTCTTCGGAGGGGCGATGGCGTTCCTCGAAGGGATCGCTGCCGTCGCCAGCGACGACCTGTTCGTCGTAACGCGCCACTACGTGTTCGAGTTCAGCCTGACCGGCTGGGGCTGGGTCCACCTCATTCTGGGCATCGCCCTCGTCGTCGCCGGATGCGCCGTCCTCGGCGGAGCCCTGTGGGGCCGCTACTTCGGCATCATGGTCGCCGGCCTGGGAGCGATCGCCAACTTCCTCTGGATCCCGTACTACCCCTGGTGGGCGCTGGTGCTGGTCGTCGTCAACCTCTTCATCGTCTGGGCGCTGTGCACGGGCGCGCACCGGGAATCGGACAGGACCTGA
- a CDS encoding amidase, whose product MSDSSAGLVEMAAALAEGSVSARQLTEQALRRIAAAQPELNAFRTVRADAALAEADAADRRLAAGERLPLLGVPLAVKDDMDVTGEPTAFGCAGAFAPKTADSEAVRRLRAAGAVIVGKTQTPELGQWPFTEGEAFGETRNPWNPAYSPGGSSGGSAAAVAAGLVPAALGSDGAGSVRIPAAWTHLVGVKPQRGRISTWPEPESFHGLTVNGVLARTVADAALLLDAASGPHPEDLHRPARISAVEAARRTPRRLRIALSFGMPFTATPKSLDPQVRSAVERLAGLLESLGHEVVPEDPRYGPIGLTFVPRATSGVRDWAARVPDPALLDPRTHEAVRTGRILGGLALRISRRAEAALRHRVGEIFGRFDVVLTPTTATPPLRIGALAGLGAMATDRAMIAACPYAWTWNVLGWPGVNVPAGFTGEGLPMGAQLLGPADSEPLLLALAAQVEAARGWAARRPDPVRAGV is encoded by the coding sequence ATGTCGGATTCTTCAGCAGGCCTGGTCGAGATGGCCGCCGCACTCGCCGAAGGCAGCGTGTCCGCACGGCAGTTGACCGAGCAGGCGCTGCGCCGGATCGCGGCGGCGCAGCCGGAGCTGAACGCCTTCCGGACCGTACGCGCCGACGCCGCGCTCGCCGAGGCGGACGCGGCGGACCGGCGGCTGGCCGCGGGCGAGCGGCTGCCGCTGCTGGGCGTACCGCTCGCGGTCAAGGACGACATGGACGTGACCGGGGAGCCGACCGCCTTCGGCTGCGCCGGGGCCTTCGCGCCGAAGACCGCCGACAGCGAGGCGGTACGGAGGCTGCGCGCGGCCGGTGCGGTCATCGTCGGCAAGACCCAGACGCCGGAGCTCGGGCAGTGGCCCTTCACCGAGGGCGAGGCCTTCGGCGAGACCCGCAATCCGTGGAACCCGGCCTACTCGCCCGGCGGCTCCTCGGGCGGCTCAGCAGCGGCCGTGGCAGCGGGCCTGGTCCCGGCGGCGCTGGGCTCGGACGGAGCCGGTTCGGTCCGGATCCCCGCGGCCTGGACCCACCTGGTCGGCGTGAAACCACAGCGCGGGCGCATCTCCACCTGGCCGGAGCCGGAGTCCTTCCACGGACTCACGGTCAACGGCGTACTGGCCCGCACCGTCGCCGACGCGGCCCTCCTGCTGGACGCCGCGAGCGGCCCGCACCCCGAGGACCTGCACCGCCCAGCCCGCATCTCGGCGGTCGAGGCGGCCCGGCGCACCCCGCGCCGGCTGCGGATCGCCCTCTCCTTCGGGATGCCCTTCACGGCCACGCCCAAGTCCTTGGACCCGCAGGTGCGTTCCGCGGTGGAGCGGCTGGCCGGGCTGCTGGAGTCGCTGGGGCACGAGGTGGTCCCGGAGGACCCGCGCTACGGTCCGATCGGCCTGACCTTCGTACCCCGCGCGACCAGCGGCGTACGGGACTGGGCGGCGCGGGTGCCGGATCCGGCACTGCTGGACCCGCGCACGCACGAGGCGGTACGGACCGGCCGGATCCTGGGCGGGCTCGCCCTGCGGATCTCCCGCCGGGCGGAGGCGGCGCTGCGGCACAGGGTCGGCGAGATCTTCGGCCGTTTCGACGTGGTGCTGACCCCCACGACGGCCACACCGCCGCTGCGCATCGGAGCACTGGCGGGACTGGGGGCCATGGCCACGGACCGGGCGATGATAGCCGCCTGCCCGTACGCCTGGACGTGGAACGTCCTGGGGTGGCCGGGGGTGAACGTCCCGGCGGGGTTCACGGGCGAGGGGCTGCCGATGGGCGCCCAGTTGCTGGGTCCGGCGGACTCGGAGCCGCTGTTGCTGGCGCTGGCCGCGCAGGTGGAGGCGGCGCGGGGCTGGGCCGCGCGGCGGCCGGATCCGGTGCGGGCCGGCGTGTGA
- a CDS encoding alpha/beta fold hydrolase — translation MQLHTHTWGEGDRVALLIHGIMADHRTWRRVGPALADHGYRVIAVDLRGHGASGRGAYSPELYADDVVETLPAGAELAIGHSLGGLTLSLAVDRLKPRRAVYSDPGWHLAAPEEGFGPEMLARFKTATREEIRVMSPRWEDVDVDIELATLALWDEQTALSLAPLLGADLMPAAPVVPSLVQLADPSQLISQERAQLLKSRGFQVRSVAGAGHTIHRDDFDGFMASLEGWI, via the coding sequence GTGCAGCTGCACACCCACACCTGGGGCGAGGGCGACCGCGTCGCCCTCCTGATCCACGGCATCATGGCCGACCACCGGACGTGGCGCCGGGTCGGCCCCGCCCTCGCCGACCACGGCTACCGCGTCATCGCCGTGGACCTGCGGGGCCACGGAGCCAGCGGCCGCGGCGCGTACAGCCCGGAGCTGTACGCGGACGACGTGGTCGAGACGCTGCCGGCCGGTGCCGAGCTCGCCATCGGCCACTCGCTCGGCGGCCTGACCCTGTCGCTCGCGGTGGACCGGCTGAAGCCGCGGCGGGCGGTGTACTCCGACCCCGGCTGGCACCTGGCCGCTCCCGAGGAGGGCTTCGGACCGGAGATGCTAGCCCGGTTCAAGACGGCTACCAGGGAGGAGATCCGGGTGATGAGTCCGCGCTGGGAGGACGTGGACGTCGACATCGAACTGGCGACCCTGGCGCTGTGGGACGAGCAGACGGCCCTGAGCCTCGCCCCGCTGCTCGGCGCCGACCTGATGCCGGCCGCACCGGTGGTCCCGTCGCTGGTGCAGCTCGCCGATCCCAGCCAGTTGATCTCACAGGAGCGGGCGCAGCTGCTCAAGAGCCGCGGTTTCCAGGTGCGTTCGGTCGCCGGGGCCGGACACACCATCCACCGGGACGACTTCGACGGGTTCATGGCCTCGTTGGAGGGGTGGATCTAG
- a CDS encoding MFS transporter produces the protein MALSSPGTGSTATAADASTGPGPARRGLLPLLLVGNSAMYALYVGVAGVLLALQVEDIDPANKVSDFGLIAGVSAIFATVFNPVAGALSDRSGRRNPWILGGGPAAVPAMFLLGFADTILLITIAWCLGQAVMNVCQAAITSVVPDRVPLSARGKASAAVGLGLPFGSTLGALLGAAFSEDYRTGYLVFGALVAGAAVLFTVCSREERLPARAPTPVRAQLGAFASALRHHDFRWAFIGRALLVLGYFAVTGYQLYILQDHTVLPDGMKPEAAVAVIMPLTSVAMVISTVLGGYLSDRFDRRKLFVGASALLSAVALVIPAVSTSWTAMLAFSVVNGLAFGCYMAVDTALVTMVLPKAEDAARDMGVLNIANAGPQIVAPFIASVIVSLSGGYTALFVVAAVLAVAGALAVKPIRSVR, from the coding sequence GTGGCCCTTTCCTCCCCCGGCACCGGTTCCACCGCCACCGCCGCCGACGCGTCCACCGGGCCCGGCCCCGCACGCCGCGGCCTGCTCCCCCTGCTGCTCGTCGGCAACAGCGCCATGTACGCGCTCTACGTCGGCGTCGCCGGCGTTCTGCTCGCGCTCCAGGTCGAGGACATCGACCCGGCGAACAAGGTGTCCGACTTCGGCCTGATAGCAGGGGTCTCGGCGATCTTCGCCACGGTCTTCAACCCCGTCGCCGGCGCCCTGTCCGACCGCAGCGGACGGCGCAACCCCTGGATCCTCGGCGGCGGGCCGGCCGCCGTCCCGGCGATGTTCCTGCTCGGCTTCGCCGACACGATCCTGCTGATCACGATCGCCTGGTGCCTCGGCCAGGCCGTCATGAACGTCTGCCAGGCGGCCATCACCTCCGTGGTGCCCGACCGGGTGCCCCTGAGCGCCCGCGGCAAGGCCTCGGCAGCCGTGGGTCTCGGCCTGCCCTTCGGCTCCACCCTCGGTGCGCTGCTCGGCGCGGCCTTCTCCGAGGACTACCGCACCGGGTACCTCGTGTTCGGCGCGCTCGTGGCGGGGGCCGCCGTCCTCTTCACCGTGTGCAGCCGCGAGGAGCGGCTCCCGGCCCGCGCCCCGACGCCCGTACGGGCGCAGCTCGGCGCCTTCGCGAGCGCGCTGCGCCACCACGACTTCCGGTGGGCCTTCATCGGGCGGGCGCTGCTCGTCCTCGGGTACTTCGCGGTGACCGGCTACCAGCTCTACATCCTGCAGGACCACACCGTGCTGCCCGACGGCATGAAGCCGGAGGCCGCGGTGGCGGTGATCATGCCGCTGACGAGCGTGGCGATGGTGATCTCCACGGTCCTCGGCGGGTACCTCTCCGACCGGTTCGACCGCCGCAAGCTCTTCGTCGGCGCCTCCGCACTGCTGTCGGCCGTCGCGCTCGTCATCCCGGCCGTTTCGACCAGCTGGACCGCGATGCTGGCCTTCTCCGTGGTCAACGGGCTGGCGTTCGGCTGCTACATGGCGGTGGACACCGCGCTCGTGACGATGGTGCTCCCCAAGGCCGAGGACGCGGCCCGCGACATGGGCGTGCTCAACATCGCCAACGCCGGGCCGCAGATCGTCGCGCCGTTCATCGCCTCGGTGATCGTCTCGCTCAGCGGCGGATACACCGCGCTGTTCGTCGTGGCGGCGGTGCTGGCGGTGGCGGGGGCGCTGGCGGTGAAGCCGATCCGCAGCGTGCGCTGA
- a CDS encoding LacI family DNA-binding transcriptional regulator, with product MSQSSKSPKPEAAASGSTTPPPAVPTSADVARLAGVSRATVSYVLNNAEAVRISEPTRRKVREAAEELGYVPHAAARSLRAGHTRIVLLPTPNVPIGPLYSAFLNELQWALRRLDYTVVQYGSLGLSGDEAVRAWAELRPVAVISLGEITLSAHNVATLKRAGARAVITMGPVGVPGAHALVMDQQEVGARAAAHLLERGRRRIGVVVPEEEGLELFSAPRLAGARSAADAEGAHVEPVPMAYSEESAAALAARWRALGLDAAFAYNDEYAMLLMRAFQDEGLRIPEDVAVIGADDLLIGRLLRPRLSTVRIEMPTGDHLASLVDHAVREPSEVTERHDLMAAEAVHREST from the coding sequence ATGTCTCAGTCATCGAAATCGCCGAAGCCGGAGGCCGCGGCCTCCGGATCGACCACGCCGCCGCCCGCCGTTCCGACCAGCGCCGACGTGGCCCGCCTCGCGGGTGTGTCGCGCGCGACGGTCTCGTACGTGCTGAACAACGCGGAAGCCGTACGCATCAGCGAGCCGACCCGCCGCAAGGTCCGCGAGGCCGCCGAGGAACTCGGTTACGTCCCGCACGCGGCCGCCCGCAGCCTGCGCGCCGGGCACACGCGGATCGTGCTGCTGCCCACCCCGAACGTGCCGATCGGCCCGCTCTACAGCGCCTTCCTCAACGAACTGCAGTGGGCGCTGCGCCGCCTCGACTACACCGTGGTCCAGTACGGGAGCCTCGGCCTCAGCGGCGACGAGGCCGTGCGGGCGTGGGCGGAACTTCGTCCGGTGGCGGTGATATCCCTCGGCGAGATCACCCTCTCCGCGCACAACGTCGCCACCCTCAAGCGGGCCGGGGCCCGCGCGGTCATCACCATGGGCCCGGTCGGCGTGCCCGGGGCGCACGCGCTGGTCATGGACCAGCAGGAGGTCGGCGCCCGGGCCGCGGCCCATCTCCTCGAGCGGGGCCGGCGGCGGATCGGTGTGGTCGTGCCCGAGGAGGAGGGGCTGGAGCTGTTCTCCGCGCCCCGGCTGGCGGGCGCACGCTCCGCGGCGGATGCGGAGGGTGCGCACGTCGAGCCCGTCCCGATGGCCTACTCCGAGGAATCGGCCGCGGCACTCGCGGCCCGCTGGCGCGCCCTCGGGCTGGACGCGGCCTTCGCGTACAACGACGAGTACGCGATGCTGCTGATGCGGGCCTTCCAGGACGAGGGGCTGCGCATCCCCGAGGACGTCGCCGTCATCGGTGCCGACGACCTGCTCATCGGGCGGCTGCTGCGGCCCCGGCTGAGTACGGTGCGGATCGAGATGCCGACCGGTGACCACCTGGCGTCGCTGGTGGACCACGCGGTGCGCGAGCCGTCGGAGGTCACCGAGCGGCACGACCTGATGGCGGCCGAGGCCGTCCACCGCGAGTCGACCTGA